From the Deinococcus sonorensis KR-87 genome, the window CGCTCACGCACCGGGTAGAGCATGTTCTTGGGAAACGGCAGCGCGTCCTGAATGCCGGTCACGATGACGCGCTTCACCGGCACCGTGTCCTGTACCTCGGCGTAGCGCGGGTAGAAGGCGTCCAGCATGATCAGCGTCTCGCTGCCGCTGTCCTGCAGCTGATGGGCCAGCTCACGCGCCACGTACATCGGGCTGGTGTTCACCACCACCGCGCCCGCCAGCGAGGCCCCGAAGAACGCCACCACGAACTGCGGGCAGTTGGGCAGCATGATGCTGACCCGGTCGCCCTGCTTCACGCCCAGCCGCTGCAGCGCCGAGGCGAAGCGCTGCACGTCCAGCCACAGCTGGCGGTAGCTGAGTTCGGAGCCCATGAAATGCAGGGCGATGCGGTTCGGGAAGCGGGCAGCCGAACGGCCCAGCAGTTCGTACACCGCGCTGTAGCTGTTCTCCATGTCGGCCGGGACGCCCGGCTCGTAGTGCTCCAGCCAGGGCCGTTCCAGGCCGCTGAGCGCCGCCGTCCCCATGCCACCTTGCGTCGTCATAGCTCCTCCTTCAGGGCTGCCGGCCCGCTGAACTGCATCTATTCTTGAACTCAGTATAACAAGGAGGCCGGCAGCGGCACCGTAGAAACGGCACCAGCCCTTACGGGGGGGGCAGCGGCTCGCCGCCGTACTGCAGCGGCACCCGGGTCCACAGCGCCGGCGGGAGGCCGGCAACGCTGGGACCGTCGGTGCCGCGCAGCCGGTCCAGCAGGGCCCGCAGCGCCTGGGCCTGCGCCAGGGTGCGGCTGCGGTACCGTTGCTCGCGCATCACGCTGGCCCACACCAGCCCGCGCAGCGGATAGCTGCCCGGCACGTCCGGCAGCGGCAGCACCTGGGCCGGCGAGGTGGGCGGCGGCCCGCTGAGCCCCAGGACGCTGCGCGGCGGCAGGTCCTGGCCGCCCACGGCGCGCAGCAGCGCCACCTGGGCGCCGGGCGGCACGTCGTGCAGGGTGAAGACGGCCACGCTGCCGGGAATGTTCAGGTCGGTGCGCTGCGCGCCCAGCGCGGCCCGGGTGAAGGCGGCCCCGCTGCTCCAGTTGGACTTGAGCTGGGCGTACGGCCAGATGCGCGCGGCCACACAGGCGCTGGCCACCGCGTAGCTGACGCCGTTGCGCGCGACCCGGGCGCTCACCAGCACCGGCAGCGCCGGCAGCTGCACCCCCGGATTCAGCTGCGCCAGCGCCGGATGGTCCCAGGTGGGCAGCTGCCCGGCCAGCAGCCGGCAGAGGGTGGGGACATCCAGATGCAGCTGCACCCCCGGCAGCCGGTACGCCACCGCCACCGCGTACACGCCCACCGGCACGTTCAGGGCCGGCCTCAGTCCGGCCGGCGGCGCGGGCGGGGGCAGGCTGCCCAGCACCAGGTCGGCGCGTCCCGCGTACAGCTCGTGAAAACTGTCGGCCGGCGCCAGCGCCCGGAACGGCAGGTCCGGTACCCAGGGCGGCACGCTGCCCACCGCCCGCAGCGGCGGAACCGGGAGGGCCGGCACGCTCTGGGCAGGGGTCAGGCCCAGCAGGCCCAGGGCCAGCAGCACCAGCCGCCGCATCCCCGACCTCAGCGCTGGCCGGTGACCCAGTACTGCACCCGCTCGGCCACGTTCTCCATGTGGTCGCCGATCCGCTCCAGGCTGCGGCCCACCCGCATCAGCACCAGCGACTTGCTGATGTTGCGCGGGTCTTCCAGCATGTAGGTCACCAGCTCGCGCTGCACCTGCTCGTACAGGTCGTCCACCTCGTCGTCCATGTGCAGCGCCATGGTGGCGCCCGGCACGTCGCGGGCCACGATCGCCTGCGTCAGCGCCTCGCCCATCTCCGAGAGGCGCTCCAGCATACGCGACAGATTCACGTACTTCTTGAGCGCCGGGGCGTGGCTCAGCTCCTCGCCGTCCTCGGCCACGTGCACGGCGTAGTCGCCCATCCGCTCGATGTCGGTCAGACTCTTCAGCACCAGCGCGATCAGCCGCAGGTCGCGGGCCACCGGCTGGTGCAGCGCGATCAGCCGCAAGCACTCGGCCTCCACCCGCGCCTCCAGCTGATCCACCTGCAGGTCCAGCGCCTTAACCTGCGGCGCCAGCTCCACCTCGCGGTCGTTCAGCACCCGCCCGGTCAGCGGCAGCATCTGCTGGACGATGGCGAGCATCTCCAAGGCTCCATTCAGGATGGTGTTCAGGTCGTGTTCGAGTGCC encodes:
- the phoU gene encoding phosphate signaling complex protein PhoU, whose protein sequence is MREALEHDLNTILNGALEMLAIVQQMLPLTGRVLNDREVELAPQVKALDLQVDQLEARVEAECLRLIALHQPVARDLRLIALVLKSLTDIERMGDYAVHVAEDGEELSHAPALKKYVNLSRMLERLSEMGEALTQAIVARDVPGATMALHMDDEVDDLYEQVQRELVTYMLEDPRNISKSLVLMRVGRSLERIGDHMENVAERVQYWVTGQR